ATTGCATCTTATTTGTCTGCTATAAGCCATTTTGCCAGCTGGCTCATTACAGTCAAAGTTACAAAAGTAAATGATGACGTTGTTGAAAAGTATTTATATAATTTAATACATACACAATCGCGATCTATTTCTTCCATGAAGCAAACAATTGCTTCGTTAAAATTTGTTTTTTCTGAAGTATTAAATAGGGACATTCCTTCTGCCTTAAACATTCGATTTCGAAAAGAAGAAAAAATTCCCGTTGTCCTCTCAGAATCGGAAGTAGCACGTATTTTGAATTCTGTGAAAAATTTAAAACATAAAACGATTTTAATGACAGTTTATTCATCGGGGATTCGTTTAAACGAACTTATTTCTCTCCAAATAAAAGATATAGATTTTGATCGAAATCTCATTGTTGTTAAAATGGGAAAAGGGAAAAAGGATCGCCAGTCTGTTTTGTCGAAATCATTGAAAATGGTTTTAAAGCGCTATTTGCTAGAATATCATCCGTCACACTATTTATTCGAAGGGCAAAAAGGGGGGAAGTATAGTGCCAGTTCTGTCCAAGCGATTATGAAAAAGGCAGTGAATAAAGTTGGCATTAAAAAGCATGCAACTGTTCATACATTACGCCATAGTTTTGCGACGCATTTATTAGAAAATGGAACAGATATTCGATTTATTCAAGAATTGTTAGGGCATAAAAGATTAGAAACAACACAAATATACACACACATTTCTAAAGTGTCATTCAACCGAATTAAAAGTCCATTAGATAGATTAAAAATCGATAAATAACATGTTTGAATTCATCACCAATTATTTCGTCCCCAAGACCAAAGAATCGGCCCAAATCTACCGAACAAAAATTGGTGTCTTTGAAGGTTGGGTTTCAGTCCTCGTTAATGGAATTCTTTTTGTTATAAAATTAGCGATTGGAATTATGGTGGGCGCCGTTAGTCTCATCGCAGATGCAGTCCATACTTTGAGTGATGTTATATCATCAGGTGTGGTTATTTGGGGATTTAAACAAGCGGAAAAACCTGCAGATGTTGAACATCCTTATGGACATGGGCGGGCAGAATATATTGCCACTTTAATTATCGCTATTTTGTTGGTAGTTGCAGGAATTGAATTTATTCAAGTGGCCATTGACAGAATTAGAAATCCAGAATTAGTATCTTCTGAATGGTGGATGGTTGTTGCTTTGGGTGTCACCATCCTTTTAAAAGAGGTAACAGCGCGATATGCAGAATTTTTATCGTCAAAGATAGCCTCGGGAACACTCCATGCCGATGCATGGCACCATCGTTCCGATGCAATTTCGAGTCTATTGGTGGTAATTGCATTGGTCGCCGGTAATTTTGGTTATCCTGCCGTAGATGGTTGGGCGGGATTGGGCGTTTCTCTATTTTTAATTTATACCGGTTATGAGATTGCCAAAGAGGCTGTGGATGATCTCATCGGTAAACCGCCTTCATCTGAAGAGGTGGAAACTATTCGCCAAATTGTTTTGGATGTGAATGGTGTATTAGGTGCCCATGATATTATTGTTCATAGTTATGGTCATGATAAATTTGTAAGCATTCATGTTGAGATTGATGCAATAAAATCCACCGGAGAAGCGCACGATATTTCAGAAGAAGTGGAGTCTCGGCTTGAAGCATCATTGGGCGTGGAACCTACCATTCATTTGGACCCAGTCCATCCCAATGATCCCCTTGTGCAGGATGTGATGAACCATTTATCCAGCATTACTTCCCAAGATGATCGGGTAACGGATTTTCACGACATCAGGGTGGTGAATACTGAAAATCACCAAGTTATTTTATTTGGGACTAATATGAAAATTGGGACAACTCAGAAGGATATTGTTGCTTGCAACCAAGGACTTGAAAAAAGTTTAAAAGAAAAATTTAATAACTATGAGGTGCAGATCAAAGTATCGCCTATGCACCGTTTTTGATCAGGATATTTCGCCAGAGTAAAACCGTTTTTCTTGGCCATTTACTTCTAATACAGCCGATCCTGTTTCACCCAAAGATTTAAAAATGCCATTGATCATTTCGTCCCCGTTATGAAAGTGTACCGTTTCGTTTAAATGGCCGCAAGCAGCTTCCCAATGGGATTGGATCGTTTTAATATTTTCAGGAAGTCCATCGATTAGAGGTTCTAGCGTATTTAATATTTCTGCTAAAACCCTTTCGCGCTGGAAAAATATATTGGATTGAATATGCATAGATGTGGCGGAAGTTTGGAGTGATTGGTCAAAATCATCCATGGTTTCATTCACATTGAGTCCGATGCCAATTACGGCTTGATTTAATTTATTCCCTTTTACTTTTGACTCACAGAGAATGCCGCCCACTTTTTTCCCGTTTAGGATAAGGTCGTTGGGCCATTTCAATTTTACATCCGTATTAAAATTCAACAGCGCTTTTTGAACGGCCAGTCCAGATAAGATAGGAAGCCAACCGGAAAGATTCGCATTTAAATCATGAAGAAGAATGAGGGAGAAGGTGAGGCTTTTATCAGCAGCTGCAAACCATTTACGATCGGCTCGGCCTTTGCCACTAAATTGATTGTCTGTAACAATAAGGGCACCCGACTGGGCGCCCTCAATAATAATTTCCCAAGCTTCAGAATTGGTGGATTCCAGCCGGGTATAATATTCAATCTGTTGACCAAATATCCTGGTTTTCAGGTTGGCCTGGACCAGGTTGGTAAACAACATGGTGTTTTAAGCGTTGGGGTCTAACTTTTCACGCAGTTTCAAAGTCATACCGGGATTTAATATACCGGCATTGGCTTTGATTGTTTCTTCATTATCCCAAAGAAGAATGATCCATGATTTTGCATCGCCATATTTATTCCCTGCGATATTCCAAAGATTGTCACCAGTCTGAACAGTGTATTCTGTATAAGTCGGTTCAGCTGTTTTTGCGGAGAGACGTTCCTTTTGAAGATTTAGAAAATGATAGGGAAATATGATATTTGGGTTTTCGCCAATTTCATTTTTATTCCATGCGTAGATCTGACGCCACAGGCGAAAATCGCCATATTCTCTTTTTGCGATTTTAATCAAAAAGTCGCCGGGCTCTATCATTTGCTTTTCCCATGCGAAATCTGGGAATAAAACTTCAGGGTCAACCTTAATTTCTTTTTTTGGTTTCTCTGAAACTATTTTTTTATCCTTATCAACATCGGCAGCAGGTCCGTGTTCCGGTATATCGGTTGAATTCGTTTCTTCAATAACTTCTGGTTTGGCAGCAAAAGTTGCTTCTTGTGGTGTTGGGAGTTCGGCACGTTTTACTTCACTAGAATTTTGTGTTGCATCTGTATCTTGGAGTTCCAGAGCCGGGGCCGTTTGTTTTCCACAGGAAACTATAAATAGGAGTGTTACGCTTGCGAGAATCTTTTTCATAATCTATGCCTTATTTTTTTAAAAAGGGATGATAACTAAGTAAGAACTTAATAATACTTAATTAGTTTAAACATGTTCCAAATTGAAATAATATGCTTCAAAACAGTGTTTTATTTTAGATGTAAGAAAAAATATATAAAATAAAAATAATGTTGATTTAGGTTAAAATTCTCCAAATTGGGATCGTAATGAATCTGCCACCTCACCTAATGTACATTCAGCGCGAATACAGTCAATAATGGCAGGCATTAAATTATTCTCAGAATTGGCTACGGATTGCAGCACAGTTAGCTTTGATTGAACGGAACCATTATCCCGATCTTCCTTAAACTTTAGGACGCCATCAATTTGATTTTTTACCGATTCTTGGTTGATTTCCTGAAGGTCAGATTCTGATTCATCATCTTCTTCAAAACTATTTACACCAACAATCTTATTGTCTTTGCTATCCACGGACTTCTGGTATTCATAGGCACTTTTACCAATCTCACTTTGAACCCATCCCGCCTTGATGGCAGAAATTGCGCCACCCATATTGTCAATTTTTTCAATGATTGCCAAAGCTTCTTCTTCTAAATCTGATGTGAGTTTTTCTATCACTTCACTACCACCCAGTGGATCTACAAAATTTGTAACACCCGATTCATGGGCAATCACCTGTTGGGTTCGTAGGGCCAATTTCGCAGAATTGTCTGTAGGCAATGCTAATGCTTCATCAAATGCATTCGTATGTAATGATTGGGTCCCGCCCAGAACCGCGGATAAAGCTTGAATTGTAGTGCGCACCACATTATTATCTACTTGTTGCGCTGTTAGTGTGGAGCCACCGGTTTGGGTGTGAAATCGGCATAGCATGGCTTTTTCATCTGTAGCACCAAAGCGATCTTTCATGATTTTTGCCCAAAGGCTTCGGGCAGCTCGGAATTTTGCTATTTCAGTTAGAAAATCATTATGAGCGTTAAAAAAGAATGAAAGCCTTTTTCCAAAAGCATCTACTTTTAATCCTTTATCTATGGCAGCCTGAACGTATGCAATTCCATTGGCGATTGTGAAAGCCAGTTCTTGGGCGGCGGTGGATCCCGCTTCCCGTATGTGGTAACCAGAAATGGAAATCGTATTCCATTTAGGGACATGATCTGCGCAAAATGAAAATACATCCGTTACCAGTCGCATAGACGCTTCCGGTGGATAAATGTAAGTTCCTCGTGCGATGTATTCTTTTAATATATCATTCTGAATCGTGCCGTGAAGTTTGTCCGGGGCGACGCCATTTTTTTCTGCAGACACAATGTATAAAGCCAACATAGTTGCTGCCGTGGCATTTATGGTCATGGATGTGGACACTTGATCTAGTGGTATATCCTTAAATAATCGATCTATATCCCGGATGGAAGAAATGGGGACACCCACTTTTCCCACTTCTCCTTCTGCCATGGAATGATCTGAATCATATCCTATTTGTGTGGGTAGGTCAAAGGCCACTGATAGTCCCGATACTCCTTGGTCTAGAAGATAACGATAGCGTTGGTTGGATTCTTCAGCAGAAGTAAATCCAGCATATTGGCGCATGGTCCAAAGCCTATCCTGATACATATTGGGATAGATGCCACGGGTGAAGGGGAATTGACCTGCTTTATCCGCCACTATTTCATTCCGCGATCTTTTTTAATGTTTTGATAAGCATCATTCACTGCTTTGAATTTTTCTTCTGCCAAACTGATGAGGTCTTTACCTAAGTGTCCCACTTTATCGGGGTGATATTTTGTAGCCATTTTCCGATAAGCTTTTTTTACGTCACTATCAGAGGCGGAAAGGTCTACTTCTAAGATGGTGTAATCAGAAAGTGTATCTCTAAAAAACATGGCCCGGATGGAATCAAAATCACCTTCATTAATATTTAGATAACGGGCGATAGTATGGATAACCTTCACTTCGTCTGGGTGGACATGACCATCCGATTTTGAAAGTCCAAATAATACATGAATTAATTCCAATCGGCTGGGGTGATCCATAGAACGGACGATTTGCCGGCACACATCCTTGAGTGGATAATCTTGTTTCACAATATCCTTGAACAGGGTCATAAAATCCCGAACTTGTTTTTGACTAAATTGCTTGGATAGGAATTGTTTTACATAATCCAGTTCAGATTTCAGCATTTGTTTGTCCGCTTTCATCACAGCCGAAAACAGAACCAATAAGGATACAATAAAGTCTCCCGGTTGGGTTTGAGGATAATCACTGGATTGGTAAGCGCCCCCATAGGTGCCGCTGGCTTGTGCTGACATCCCGGCCAAAGAATAACCGATTATGGCACCAATTGGACCGCCCAAGACCCATCCCAGGCCTCCCCACAACATTTTTTTACCGACACTCACGTAATTTTATCCTTTCAAGAGTTGGCGAAGTTAATACTATTTTCTTTGTCTTAAGAAAGCAGAAGAATCCAAAGTAAACGAATTATGGAAGTTTCAAAGAAAACAAAAGCAGCCCTTTGGTGGCATCGACTACGGAAAAAAAATAATTATGGGACCGATACCTTTTCATTGTCTCCTAACGGGAGGGGTGTCTACAGGTTCCTGATTATTCTCCCGGAACATACTACCCAATCAGAATTGGCAAAACGATTTGTCTTTTCCATGCGTAATGCTCTAGGTCCAAAGGATATTAATAAAGTACAGATTCTTGGCCCTGCTCATGTTGGTAATCTATTAAACTTAGAAGATTTTCGTGATTTTATATTATATACAGAGGCAGATCTAAATCGTTGGGGCCTCCCGGGAAAAAAGTTGAATTGGGCTTGCCAGCGAATCCAAGCGGATGCAGTTTTGGATTTGAATCAGGATTTTGCGCCTGTTTCCGCGACGATTTGTTCCGAGGTGAATGCACCATTAAAAGTGGGTTTTTATAGTGAAGAGGGAGAGGATTATTTTAATGTAATGATTCGTCGCCATGGAAGCGACTTGATGGAAAGTGGTTTTAAGGAAATATTTCAAATAATGGGAATACGATGAATATATATGTTTACGAAGATCAATCGGCATTGAATTTTGATCCGATTTCACTTACAAGGGCATCATTTGATATTCGGATTGGGGCTGAAACTTTCTTGGAGCGAATTCAGTCCATTTTTCCAGATGAAAAGATTTCTTTATTCGTAAGAGACGAATTAAAGGATGTAACCGCAGAGAGACACCCCGGTTTAGCTGTCAATCCAAATTCTGTTGAAGATGGCTTATGGCTTTTGGGAAATGTGATATGGGATGAAACTGCTGCAAGCTTATTCCAAAAAGAGGATATAGTATTTTATTCAAATCAAAATATCATCGGTGCAAATCTTTCAAAAAATGATGGAAATAAATGGATCAAAATGGGTGGACCAAATAAGACTGAACCACCTTTAGAAAATAAAATAGAGTTTGAAGCAGCTCATTGTCAATATCTTTGGAATATTTTGGGGCAGATTTCACAAACAATTTTTTCTGAGTCTCAGCAATTTCAAAATAAATTTAATGCGTCAAAATATCCCAATGCTGTTTTCATGAATGAAGAACAGGTATTTGTTGGGGATGCCACGATTCAACCTACGACATTGATTAATGCTGAAAATGGACCGGTAATAATTGATGATGGCGTATTGATTTATGGCCAAACTTATTTAGAGGGGCCATTATATGTTGGTCCCGGTTCCGTGATTAAACCATTTACCCAACTTAAAAATTCAATAATTGGTCCAGAATGTAAAATCGGTGGTGAGGTAGATACTGTTATTATTCAAGGGTTTACCAACAAGGTTCACGATGGACATCTAGGTGATTCCTTTTTGGGTGAGTGGGTAAACCTTGGTGCCGGAACCCAAAATAGTAATCTAAAAAATAATTATGCTTCGGTTAAAGTCCAGGTAAATGATAAAAGTGTAGATACAAAATCATTACACATTGGCTGCTTTATGGGAGACCATGTAAAAACAGCAATCGGTACCGTTATAAATACAGGAACCTTAATTGGGCCGGGAGCCATGATTGCGACAGATGGCTTTCCACCGAAGACGATTCGACCATTTACATGGTACGTAAATGGTAAACATCGAAAAGTAATGCTTGACAAATTCATTGAAACTGCATATCATGTAAAAGAAAGAAGGGGTCAAGAGCTCACAAATGGTGAAAAAACATTGCTTAAAAAAATGCAAAATAAGCGATGAATAATTGTTGCTGAGTGAATTGACTCCGATTATATTCGTGTCCCATTTTAGAGGAAAAAATTCATGTTAGAAGGCATAATCTGCCCTGTATGCGAAGCCACTTTGGATGAAGTGGATATTAAAGAATCACTGGTTTGCAAAAATTGTAAAACAGATTTAAAAGATAGAAAATTTCTGGACTTCCTAGAATTTCTCATGACCAATGGCATGGTAGAAGACTTGGATTTCTTTGATCAAAAGGTTTACAGTGAAGATGTAGAACGTCTTGAACCGGATGATGAAGAAGATGTTGATCCTGCTCAATTTGAGAAGAAAAAAGATATTTTCAGTTTATACGAAGGCGAAATAGAAATGTATAAACAAAAGGCCGAAGATGAAGAAATAAAAGGCTATGAAGATTTTGAAGGTATCGAAGAAGAGTGGGAAGATTTCAACCAGCGAGATTTCAAAGGATCAACCAAAAGTTCATAATCATGGAAGATAATAAGAATATTCAGCAAATTAATATTGAACTCTCTCAGGAAGTGAGTGAAGGAGAATATGCTAATTTTGTGGTGGTTACCCATTCACCGGCAGAATTTGTCATGGATTTTACTAAGATTCTTCCCGGCGTCACTAAGGCGCGGGTTCATTCTCGGGTGATAATGGCGCCCCAACATGCCAAAGCATTTTTAGCGGCATTGGGTGATAATATTAATAAGTTTGAACAGAAAAATGGTGAAATTACACCACCGGCCAATAATGGATTTGGTGAATATCCAATCACCCCCCCAGAAGGATCACTACCTAATTAGTAGAGAATCCACTTTGCGCCCCTTTTTAATTCCCTCATTTTAATTATAACCCACAGGCTGAGGACAGCCCAGGAAAGACCATAGCCTAGCAATCCTCCGAAAATAATATCGGCGGGATAATGCACACCAACATACACGCGGCTGAAAGCAATCATGGTTGCAATGGTGAAAAAGACTTTATTATAGCGCTCGTAGAAATAGCTGAAAACTACCGCTGCCGCAAACATATTGGCAGCATGAGAAGAAACAAAGCCGTACTTGCCACCTTTCCCCATTAAAACTCTAATTCCTTCTGTTAATTCATGGCTGGGTCTGAGGCGCTGAAAAAATGGCTTCAAGATTGAGGCAGATGTATAGTCCGCCAATCCAACAGAAACTATTAAAATCACTACGCAGATTTGTCCTCGACGACCGCCTTTTATAGCCAAATAGAAAACAATGAATAAAATTGGAACGGCCCAGATATTCTGATTGGTAATTATTGGCATTAAAAAATCAAAGATTGGATTGGCTGTAGTCGTGTTGAAAAAGTGAAAAATCGCCTTATCTACATTTATGAAGAATTCTAACATGGTGGAAATTAAGGTAAAATTTCTTTTAAAAAACACTTGACCGAGGAGAAATGCTGAGATAATTTTTCGTCTACTTATAGCAGGATTGTAACTAAAGAAGACTGGTTGTTCCCCCGCTCCCAGGATTCCTACAATCCTGCTTCTATTTTTAGAAAAAAGAAAAGGCCCCCGGTTACGGAGGCCTTTTTTATTTAGATTTGATATTTATAAAGTGCTTAAAATCGGGCATTGAGTTTTAGTGTAATGTGCCGACCTAATTTTGGTCCGCCAACAATTTCACGGTGGACATCGCCATTGAGATTATTAATATTAAGCAATAAGTCATATCGCTTACCGAAACGATATCCTACCATGGAATCCACAACCAGATATTGCTCAATAATCCCATAATGCACGCCGGCGGCCCATTCAAATTCAGGGATGTATCGAAATCCAATATTTCCGTGGAATCCTATTTCAGAATTATAAGCTAGCTTACCATTCACTTTAAACTTTGGTGCATTGATGGGGTCATAATCCCGTGTTAAGAAATTCCAAAAGCGTGTTTTACCCAAATATGAAAAATTAATATCTGCTGTAATCTGTGGCGTAATAAAGGTGTAAAAACTAGCATCCAATCCCCACAAACTCACGGCGCCATAGTTGATATTGGTCAACATTAAATTAACAGGATTATCAAAATCAACTGAGTCGTCAGACCACCAAGCACCCAAGGTGTCACCATTGGAAATGACCAATTCAGTACCCTTCCGTGCTGCGGGATCTTTATTCCACCAACCGCTTGGAATTATACTCCATTTAGATGATCCTCTTTCAATATAGTAGGCGCCAGGTATGCCATCGCCCCCATCTTTAATACCACTATGATTAGAAGTAGGAATGAATCCAAGTATAGCCGGATCGGGGTTATCTACAGAATAAAAGCCGTTGGACGTATCCAACACAACGGGAGTTACCCAGGTTAAATCACTAACAAAATCGCTGTATTTGCTATAGTAAAAATCGAAAGTGGCGCGAGTTCGTTCACCCACAAAACCAGCATAGCCAAATTCGTAAGTCCATACTTCTTCAGAACGAACGGGATCCAAATATTTATAATCTTCTTCATGAACAAAGGCATGAGGTCTGCCCAGAACCGCCGGTATAAAAAGTACAGATTTTTCTGGCATATTTGCCCATCGGAACTCAGATGGTGAACCATCCCGCACATCATACATCATAAGATTGCCATCGGTATTTCGGGTATAACCATAGCCATCTTTGTTGCCTCGGGCTTTTACAGGAAAGATGGAATATTGGGCCGCTAAAACATCCAAGTACAAGCCTTGAGATGATGGCGTATTAAAGGCTCTGGCTGCAGTTAATCGGAATGTTTGGTTGTCTTTAGGTTTCCACATCAATCCAAATTTGGGAGAAATCTGTGGGGAAAAATTAGCTGTCTCCATCGTAAGTGGATCAAGAATAAAGGGAATACCATTTTCATCCAGTAAACCACTGTGAAGATCGATCCGACCTGATATGATTAGCTCAAAATGATCGGAAAGTTTGGATTGGGATTGACCATAAAGACCGAATTCGTTGGTGACAAATAATTCATCCCACTCATCTATTTCTCCATCACCATCATTATCTTTTCCATCTTCGTCAAAACTAATTGGATTATTACCACCAGACCCATCAGGAAGTATCGTACCAAATGTTTTGGGCATGGTCCGTTGATAATCTCCACCCCAGATTAGTTTGGTATTGAGAAAATTGAAATCAAGATTGTGCTGGAATTGTAGATGAAAAAATTTGGACTGATCCCATACAACACCACCGGTTCTCATATTGCGTGTTGTACCAGAAATGCTTGTATTCAGGTAGGCCTGGGCAAACCAGTTTTTATAGATCCATCGAGTTTGAAAGAATTGATAGATCCAGTCATCGGCCAAGTAACGACCGATTCCTGTTATATTAATATTTGTTGCCTGGGCAAAACCATAATTTAAGCTGACAAAATGTTCCGGGGAGAAATCATAATCCATCCGCAAATCGAAACGGGTATTTTTAATGTCAAAATTGGGCATATCATCCACGCCATCATTATTGCGGTCCCGGATTATATTATCGGAACCAAGATAGGTCGTATCCACAATACCATCGCCATCACGATCTACTTCAATATCCCAACCCTTCCACCAAGCATTTCCATCTTCAAAATAATCATCCAATTTATCGCCATCGCCAAAATCATCATTTTGCCATTGATTATAATGGGCTGTTCTTTCCGCATGTTCAATATATTCCCAATCATGGGCAGAAAAATTGACCAAAGACACTTTATAGGCAAAGTTTCCTATTTGCTGGGAATGGCGAACTTGTGCTTTTGCAAAATTTCTTGTTCCGCCTGTAAATCCAATAACTGTACCCAGGGATTCTTGGGGACGTTTTGATATAATGTTAACCACACCTGCATGCGCATTAGGGCCATAGAGAGAAGAAGAAGGACCTAAAACCACTTCAATCTGTTTTACATCATCAGAGGTGAGGGGAATAACGTTGTAGGCGATTAATCGCAGGGAGGGGACATTGGCCATCCGTCCATCTGTTAATGTGAGTAAACGGCTACTAAAGCTTGAATTAAACCCACGAGCGCTCAGATTGTAACTGTCTAGTCCAGAAGCAGTAAAATCAACTCCTTTTATATTTTTGAAATAATCCCCCAAGTTGGGATTGCTTGCATTACGAATTTTTAATTCTGATATAATGGAAATAGCTGCAGGAGCATCGGTAATTTTTTCCCGTTTGCCGCGACTGGCTGTAACCACATATTCTTGTAGCTGAATAGCAGAAACAGAAAGTTGAACATTAAATGTATTTGGGCTCTGGGTAGAAATATTGATTTTTCCCTTGAACTCACTATAACCGATATAGGTGACTTTAATATCGAAAGGTCCTTCAGGAATTTTCTTAATAGTATAATGGCCGTTGAAGTCCGTAGCGGCACCTGTATTTAAACCAGAACCGTTAATGATTACATTAGCGCCAATTAAGGGATTACCAGTGTTTTTGTCGGTAATTACACCTGTTAAACTGGTTTTTTGGGAGAAGGCAAAGATAACGCTTAATAGAAAAATGGAGATTATTTTTTTCATCTGTGTCCTATTCTGTTTATCTTCAAAAAAAAAATAGGGGTGATCCAAAGACCACCCCCACCTCTATGAACGATACACTTGCGAGGCATCAAAGAGTAATTTTATTCAGCAGCTGTCCACTGGGATTCGAATGAGATTGTTTCATCCACCGGGATACAAACACCACTTTTGAGTGTAAATCTCATTTTACCACCGGATGCAGTGGCCAATCCTGCTAAGGCAAAATCGCCAGCACTGTCATCTGTTGGTACAGGCTGTGCTGGATTTGAGCTATTAACCAACATGGCGTAAGGTATGCCAAATGCGGATACGGTACCACCACTGGCCAAGTTGTCATAATGCATGTAAGCGACCATATCTGCAGGTGTAATATTTCCATCACCATCAAGGTCCGTTAATGGATTTTTAACATCGGTTACTTTTAAGGATGTTTCAGCAACAATATTGAAAGCATACCATGTTAAAAAGTTGCCCCACGAAGCGAGTTTGCCACTTGGATCATAGATATAGGCTTCTTTTGTTGTAACAAGAGCACCAGTTGCATCTTTATCTGCGTGGGGATCTTCAGCAATTGTGAATGCATCAACAACGGTATTCCGTGGTAATGCGTCAATACCTGAGATTACACGGTCATCGGCTTCGCTCCATGAATCCATCACTTCTGTGTAGCGGGAGCTGTGAGCGTCGCGATCTAAAAAGTCAATCGTCATTGTGCCCGCATCACCATCCACGGTAAGTGTTCCATCCGAGAAGGGGGGAAGCACTTGTTCAATATCGACTGCTGGCGCAAGGGCCACTTGATGTTTGCCGGTACTGTAATAGTCAAATGTGACCGTATAGTCACCCTGGTCGTTGATCTGGGGAACAGTTAAATATGGTGCACAAGTTTCTGTATTCAGACGAATGGAAGGATAAGTACCGGTAATTTTATAGGTACCCGGTTTATCCTTGCTGGGTGCATCGTCAAAAACACCTTTCATTGATATGCCGTAAGCAGCGAGTGCTGCAGTATTTAAATCATTGGTTCTTGGGAAGCCCGGTGAATTATCGCCCGCTTTCCAGGATGCCAGATCTTGACTCGTGGCGCCAGCTACCATAGCCGCATCTGCGCCAGTGGCTGCGGCAAAACCTGCAGCATCATTCCATGAAGCTACCAAAGTGTAAGCATCAGCAGAATTCGCCACGCCATCTTTGGTCACAACAGTTCGGGAGTAAGTTCCTTTAAGACCAGATAAGGTCCAAGTTCCTACCACGTCACCAAAAATTGGGGGATCTTCATCTTTATCACAGGCAGAAAAGACAATCATTCCTGCAAGTAGAATCGAGGATGTTTTAAAGAGTTTTGTTTTCATAATCTATCCTTTTGAGTATTCGTTCATTTTATATATTGTTAATTACTATTGCCAATTTCAGTATTACCTCGCAAGAGTTACTGAAATGCATGTTCAAAAGCTACAGCTTTCCTATACTGTGGTCAAATCTTTTTTTATAGGGAAATTTTAAGATTATTATCTACGAGTAAGCCATCTTTTCAGCGACCATAAAAGTATGATTATCCCTAAGAAAAAGAGCAAATGGCTAAAGATGAAATTCATTATGGTTTCCATACATTTAATATAAGAACCGTATGAAAAATCTATTACAC
Above is a window of Candidatus Neomarinimicrobiota bacterium DNA encoding:
- a CDS encoding phosphatase PAP2 family protein, yielding MLEFFINVDKAIFHFFNTTTANPIFDFLMPIITNQNIWAVPILFIVFYLAIKGGRRGQICVVILIVSVGLADYTSASILKPFFQRLRPSHELTEGIRVLMGKGGKYGFVSSHAANMFAAAVVFSYFYERYNKVFFTIATMIAFSRVYVGVHYPADIIFGGLLGYGLSWAVLSLWVIIKMRELKRGAKWILY
- a CDS encoding TonB-dependent receptor is translated as MKKIISIFLLSVIFAFSQKTSLTGVITDKNTGNPLIGANVIINGSGLNTGAATDFNGHYTIKKIPEGPFDIKVTYIGYSEFKGKINISTQSPNTFNVQLSVSAIQLQEYVVTASRGKREKITDAPAAISIISELKIRNASNPNLGDYFKNIKGVDFTASGLDSYNLSARGFNSSFSSRLLTLTDGRMANVPSLRLIAYNVIPLTSDDVKQIEVVLGPSSSLYGPNAHAGVVNIISKRPQESLGTVIGFTGGTRNFAKAQVRHSQQIGNFAYKVSLVNFSAHDWEYIEHAERTAHYNQWQNDDFGDGDKLDDYFEDGNAWWKGWDIEVDRDGDGIVDTTYLGSDNIIRDRNNDGVDDMPNFDIKNTRFDLRMDYDFSPEHFVSLNYGFAQATNINITGIGRYLADDWIYQFFQTRWIYKNWFAQAYLNTSISGTTRNMRTGGVVWDQSKFFHLQFQHNLDFNFLNTKLIWGGDYQRTMPKTFGTILPDGSGGNNPISFDEDGKDNDGDGEIDEWDELFVTNEFGLYGQSQSKLSDHFELIISGRIDLHSGLLDENGIPFILDPLTMETANFSPQISPKFGLMWKPKDNQTFRLTAARAFNTPSSQGLYLDVLAAQYSIFPVKARGNKDGYGYTRNTDGNLMMYDVRDGSPSEFRWANMPEKSVLFIPAVLGRPHAFVHEEDYKYLDPVRSEEVWTYEFGYAGFVGERTRATFDFYYSKYSDFVSDLTWVTPVVLDTSNGFYSVDNPDPAILGFIPTSNHSGIKDGGDGIPGAYYIERGSSKWSIIPSGWWNKDPAARKGTELVISNGDTLGAWWSDDSVDFDNPVNLMLTNINYGAVSLWGLDASFYTFITPQITADINFSYLGKTRFWNFLTRDYDPINAPKFKVNGKLAYNSEIGFHGNIGFRYIPEFEWAAGVHYGIIEQYLVVDSMVGYRFGKRYDLLLNINNLNGDVHREIVGGPKLGRHITLKLNARF